A single region of the Vicia villosa cultivar HV-30 ecotype Madison, WI linkage group LG4, Vvil1.0, whole genome shotgun sequence genome encodes:
- the LOC131595399 gene encoding retinoblastoma-related protein-like → MLFRYTSPFYMLYFFMEQQKVYKTQSGLLQTKCSRAGAAIEYVVLHLKNELALDEKSCKETMDPFGETKHLLVANVSSMGNETVHIEETERYWFAFILYSIKKLTQKNEESGKEEIENTGLTLCRILLF, encoded by the exons ATGTTATTCAGGTATACTTCTCCTTTTTACATGTTATACTTTTTTATGGAGCAGCAAAAAGTTTATAAAACTCAATCTGGACTGTTGCAGACCAAGTGTTCGAGAGCAGGGGCGGCCATTGAATATGTTGTGTTACATTTAAAG AATGAGCTAGCATTGGATGAGAAAAGCTGTAAGGAAACAATGGATCCGTTTGGAGAAACCAAACATCTTCTTGTGGCTAATGTTTCGTCAATGGGAAATGAGACTGTACACATTGAAGAAACGGAACGGTACTGGTTTGCTTTTATCCTATACTCTATCAAGAAACTTACTCAGAAAAACGAGGAGAGTGGGAAGGAAGAGATTGAGAATACCGGTCTTACCTTGTGCCGAATATTGCTTTTCTGA